One genomic region from Equus asinus isolate D_3611 breed Donkey chromosome 8, EquAss-T2T_v2, whole genome shotgun sequence encodes:
- the LOC123287765 gene encoding LOW QUALITY PROTEIN: zinc finger protein 883-like (The sequence of the model RefSeq protein was modified relative to this genomic sequence to represent the inferred CDS: substituted 1 base at 1 genomic stop codon) encodes MVNTELGDSRYEDALSHTPDNPSAERAYPKVTFSCTGSSTDIGGHHGNEPLSPPVLQPEDQADYHCYGAEHNPNATTSSCSTGKCGSWAEFVLTQPRSVSESLGQKATISCTGSSGNIGSKYVHWYQQRPGSTPTTVIYNDDETPSGVPDRFSGSINSSSNAAYLTISGLQPEDQADYYCQSYDSGYKPTVLQTHGEHERCHTGEQPYERNICGKSFSWDSSLILHQRTHTREKRSECSECGKAFSQSTCLTQHQRIHTGEKPYECNQCGKAFSQSSHLTLHWKTHTREKPYKCNQCGKAFIQNIQLTLHLRTHSGEKPYECTECGKTYSHSSSLKQHKRIHTGEKPFECKECGKAFTQSIQLTLHLRTHSGEKPYECTECGKAYSHKSSLIQHKRIHTGEKPFECSDCGKAFXWNTHLTQHQRSHTGEKPYKCKKCDKSFSRSTHLNQHQRTHTEEKPYKCNECGKTFGQSAHLTQHQKMHTGEKPYQCKECGKVFTVNAYLLQHQRIHKRKKPL; translated from the exons ATCCCAAGGTCACCTTCTCCTGCACAGGGAGCAGCACAGACATTGGGGGTCACCATGGCAACG AACCGCTTTCACCACCTGTGCTGCAGCCTGAGGACCAGGCTGATTATCATTGCTATGGAGCTGAACACAATCCCAATGCCACTACGAGCTCCTGTTCCACTGGAAAATGTG GGTCTTGGGCTGAGTTTGTGCTGACACAGCCCCGCTCTGTGTCTGAGTCGCTGGGACAGAAGGCCACCATTTCCTGCACCGGCAGCAGCGGCAACATTGGAAGCAAATATGTGCACTGGTACCAGCAGCGCCCGGGCAGTACCCCCACCACTGTGATCTATAATGATGACGAAACACCCTCTGGGGTTCCTGATCGGTTCTCTGGCTCCATCAACAGCTCCTCCAATGCTGCCTACCTGACCATCTCTGGGCTGCAGCCTGAGGACCAGGCAGACTACTACTGTCAGTCTTATGACAGCGGCTATAAGCCAACAGTGCTCCAGACCCATGGGGAA CATGAAAGATGTCACACAGGAGAGCAACCATATGAGCGTAATATATGTGGGAAGTCGTTCAGCTGGGACTCATCTCTTATTCTACATCAGAGAACTCATACCAGAGAAAAACGCTCTGAGTGTAgtgagtgtgggaaagccttcagccaAAGTACATGCCTCACACAGCATCAGAGgattcacacaggagagaaaccttatgaatgtaatcagtgtgggaaggcctttagcCAAAGTTCACATTTAACTCTGCATTGGAAAACTCATACTCGGGAGAAACCATATAAATGTAATCAATGTGGCAAGGCCTTTATTCAGAACATTCAACTTACTCTACATCTAAGAACTCAttctggagagaaaccttatgaatgtaccGAATGTGGTAAAACCTATAGTCATAGCTCATCCCTGAAACAACACAAAAGgattcatactggagaaaaaccattcgaatgtaaagaatgtgggaaagcctttaccCAGAGCATCCAGCTTACTTTACACCTGAGAACACAttctggagagaagccctatgaatgtacTGAATGTGGCAAAGCCTATAGTCATAAGTCATCCCTTATTCAACATAAGAGGatccatactggagaaaaacccttTGAATGTAGTGACTGTGGGAAAGCTTTTTGATGGAATACACACCTCACTCAACACCAGAGAagtcatactggagagaaaccttataaatgcaaaaaatgtGACAAATCTTTCAGCAGAAGTACACACCTTAATCAACATCAGAGAACTCATACTGAAGAAAAACCCTACAAGTGTAATGAGTGTGGGAAAACCTTTGGTCAGAGTGCACATCTGACTCAACACCAGAAGATGcatactggagaaaaaccttatcaatgtaaggaatgtggaaagGTCTTCACTGTGAATGCATACCTTCTTCAACATCAAAGGATTCATAAGAGAAAGAAACCTTTATAA